A stretch of the Flavobacterium sp. 5 genome encodes the following:
- the pgmB gene encoding beta-phosphoglucomutase encodes MKKRKGFIFDLDGVIVDTAKYHFLAWKKIANELGIDFTLEHNELLKGVSRVRSLDIILELGNVAASQGDKDKWLIQKNEDYLSYLVDMDESEILPGVMPVLNFLKENNQPIALGSASKNARPILEKTGILPFFDAIVDGNDVVNAKPDPEVFLHAARLLNVTNEDSIVFEDSVAGVQAANIAEMLSIGIGEEETLHEAQHIFKDFTHMDSAFLESLINK; translated from the coding sequence ATGAAAAAGAGAAAAGGATTTATTTTTGATTTAGACGGTGTAATTGTAGACACTGCCAAATATCATTTTTTAGCGTGGAAAAAAATCGCTAATGAATTAGGAATTGATTTCACATTAGAACATAACGAATTATTAAAGGGAGTGAGCCGAGTTCGTTCCTTAGATATTATTTTGGAATTAGGAAATGTTGCAGCTTCTCAGGGAGATAAAGATAAATGGTTAATTCAAAAAAATGAAGATTATCTTTCCTATTTAGTAGATATGGACGAAAGCGAGATTTTGCCGGGAGTAATGCCCGTTTTAAATTTTCTGAAAGAAAACAATCAGCCAATCGCTTTAGGATCAGCAAGTAAAAACGCAAGACCTATTCTTGAGAAAACTGGAATTCTACCTTTTTTTGACGCTATCGTTGATGGAAATGATGTAGTTAATGCAAAACCAGATCCTGAAGTTTTTCTTCATGCTGCACGTTTATTGAATGTAACTAACGAAGATTCAATTGTTTTTGAAGATTCTGTAGCAGGAGTTCAAGCTGCAAACATTGCCGAAATGTTGAGTATTGGTATTGGAGAAGAAGAAACACTACACGAAGCTCAGCACATTTTTAAAGATTTTACCCATATGGATTCTGCTTTTTTGGAATCGTTAATAAACAAATAA